From the genome of Cellvibrio japonicus Ueda107, one region includes:
- a CDS encoding cellulose binding domain-containing protein, protein MNNGKYPLNSLMKILKYGSMGAGLALIALSQAASAACTYTIDSEWSTGFTANITLKNDTGAAINNWNVNWQYSSNRMTSGWNANFSGTNPYNATNMSWNGSIAPGQSISFGLQGEKNGSTAERPTVTGAACNSATTSSVASSSSTPTTSSSSASSVASALLLQEAQAGFCRVDGTIDNNHTGFTGSGFANTNNAQGAAVVWAIDATSSGRRTLTIRYANGGTANRNGSLVINGGSNGNYTVSLPTTGAWTTWQTATIDVDLVQGNNIVQLSATTAEGLPNIDSLSVVGGTVRAGNCGSVSSSSSVQSSSSSNSSAGAAVPSAGCGKPRTLQNGTVNIQSGGTQRSYILDAPGNYNNNKPYRLVIGYHWRGGTAQDVHTGQTVQRDAWAHYGMKKLAGDSTIFVAPQGIGNGWGNGGGADVTFTDNILAQLKTELCIDESRVFANGFSFGGGMSYAIACARANVFKAVAVYSAGVISGCSGGNSPIAYFGAHGLGDSVLGISGGRSMRDRFVRNNACTAMTPPEPSVGSRLHTCTSYVCPNRQYPVRWCAFDGGHDASPLDNGVGQKGYTWLADEAWKFFTQF, encoded by the coding sequence ATGAATAATGGAAAATACCCACTCAACTCATTAATGAAAATACTCAAGTACGGCTCGATGGGTGCCGGCCTCGCTTTAATTGCCTTATCCCAAGCAGCGTCCGCCGCTTGTACCTACACCATCGATAGCGAATGGTCCACCGGCTTTACCGCCAATATCACCCTCAAAAACGATACCGGTGCCGCCATCAATAACTGGAACGTGAATTGGCAATACTCCAGCAATCGCATGACCAGCGGCTGGAATGCCAACTTCTCCGGCACCAACCCCTACAACGCCACCAACATGAGCTGGAACGGCAGCATCGCGCCAGGACAATCCATCTCCTTCGGCCTCCAGGGCGAAAAAAATGGCAGCACCGCCGAGCGACCAACCGTCACCGGCGCCGCTTGTAACAGTGCAACCACCAGCTCTGTGGCTTCCAGCTCTTCAACACCCACCACCAGTTCATCTTCTGCATCCAGTGTGGCCTCCGCACTGCTGTTGCAAGAAGCACAAGCCGGTTTCTGCCGTGTGGATGGCACCATCGATAATAACCACACCGGCTTTACCGGCAGTGGCTTTGCCAACACCAACAATGCCCAGGGGGCAGCGGTAGTCTGGGCGATAGATGCTACCAGCAGTGGCCGTCGCACCCTGACTATCCGCTATGCCAATGGTGGAACCGCCAATCGCAATGGCTCACTGGTGATTAACGGCGGCAGCAACGGTAACTATACGGTGAGTTTGCCCACGACCGGCGCCTGGACCACCTGGCAAACCGCAACTATCGATGTGGATTTGGTACAGGGCAATAATATTGTGCAGTTGTCTGCAACAACAGCCGAAGGCTTACCCAATATAGATTCGTTAAGTGTTGTGGGTGGTACGGTCAGGGCAGGTAATTGCGGCAGTGTGAGCAGCAGCAGTTCCGTGCAATCGTCATCGTCATCGAACAGCAGTGCAGGTGCAGCAGTACCCAGTGCCGGTTGCGGTAAACCGCGCACACTGCAAAATGGTACCGTCAATATTCAAAGTGGCGGAACACAACGTTCTTACATTCTGGACGCGCCCGGTAACTACAATAACAACAAGCCTTATCGTCTGGTTATTGGTTATCACTGGCGGGGAGGCACAGCGCAAGATGTACATACCGGACAAACCGTTCAACGCGATGCATGGGCACATTACGGCATGAAAAAATTGGCAGGTGACTCCACGATTTTTGTGGCGCCACAGGGTATAGGTAACGGGTGGGGCAATGGTGGCGGTGCAGATGTCACGTTTACCGATAATATTCTTGCGCAATTAAAAACAGAATTGTGTATCGACGAGAGCCGCGTTTTTGCCAATGGATTTAGCTTCGGCGGTGGCATGTCCTACGCTATTGCCTGTGCCCGGGCAAATGTTTTCAAAGCCGTAGCAGTCTATTCGGCAGGGGTTATCAGCGGTTGTAGCGGAGGCAACAGCCCAATTGCCTACTTCGGTGCACATGGATTGGGAGATTCAGTGCTGGGCATTTCCGGTGGCCGGAGCATGCGCGATCGCTTTGTCAGAAATAACGCGTGTACCGCAATGACACCACCCGAACCCTCTGTGGGTAGCCGGTTGCACACTTGCACTTCTTACGTTTGCCCTAACAGGCAATACCCGGTGCGTTGGTGTGCATTTGATGGGGGACATGATGCGTCACCACTGGATAATGGTGTGGGCCAGAAAGGCTATACCTGGCTTGCGGATGAGGCCTGGAAGTTTTTTACACAGTTTTAA
- the xerC gene encoding tyrosine recombinase XerC — MNETPLPFAEPLAAFYTYMRSEKQFSPHTQSNYARDLEKFQRYCRDAGIQQLTEVDARAVRMAVASLHRQGLAGKSLQRWLSSLRGFFQYAIRHHWMSINPADGIAAPKTPKKLPKTLDVDQTAQFVAVEGDDFIHKRDRALLELIYSSGLRLAEVTSLNLGDIDWGDAMVTVTGKGSKTRTLPVGSVAIAALKDWLSQREQYAPASEPALFITQRGKRISHRAVQLRLQQLSVQQGMDNPVHPHMLRHSFASHMLESSGDLRLVQELLGHANISTTQIYTHLDFQHLAKVYDKAHPRAGRKKSSDGDLSLNE; from the coding sequence GTGAACGAGACTCCACTGCCTTTTGCTGAACCGCTCGCTGCCTTTTATACCTACATGCGCAGCGAGAAGCAGTTTTCGCCCCATACCCAAAGCAATTACGCCCGCGACCTGGAAAAATTCCAGCGCTATTGTCGCGATGCCGGTATTCAACAATTAACCGAGGTGGATGCACGCGCTGTGCGTATGGCCGTTGCCAGTTTGCATCGCCAGGGATTGGCGGGCAAAAGTTTGCAGCGCTGGTTGTCATCGCTGCGCGGGTTTTTCCAATACGCGATCAGGCATCACTGGATGAGCATCAACCCTGCTGATGGTATAGCAGCGCCCAAAACGCCGAAGAAACTTCCCAAAACACTCGACGTGGATCAAACCGCACAGTTTGTGGCAGTAGAGGGTGATGACTTTATTCACAAGCGCGACCGCGCCCTGCTGGAATTAATTTACTCGTCCGGGCTGCGCCTGGCCGAAGTGACCAGCCTTAACCTCGGTGATATCGACTGGGGTGATGCCATGGTGACTGTCACGGGTAAGGGCAGTAAAACACGCACCTTACCGGTTGGCTCGGTCGCCATCGCGGCATTAAAAGACTGGTTATCCCAGCGTGAGCAATACGCTCCTGCCAGTGAACCGGCGCTGTTCATCACCCAGCGCGGCAAACGTATCAGCCATCGCGCCGTGCAATTGCGCCTGCAGCAATTGAGTGTGCAGCAGGGTATGGATAATCCGGTGCATCCCCACATGCTGCGCCATTCCTTTGCGAGCCATATGCTGGAATCCAGTGGTGACCTGCGCCTGGTGCAAGAGCTGCTGGGGCACGCCAATATTTCCACCACGCAAATCTATACCCACCTCGATTTCCAACACCTGGCAAAAGTCTACGACAAGGCGCACCCACGTGCAGGGCGAAAAAAATCCAGTGACGGAGACTTGTCGCTCAACGAATGA
- a CDS encoding DUF484 family protein, with the protein MTDTKLPTLADPLEPEQVAAYLQAHPDFFAQHPELLAELSLPHESGAAVSLVERQVAILRERNMDMRHRLSKLLDNARENDKLFDKTKRLVLSLLEGQDMGDVLDALYYSFDKDFGIHFTSVLLFGNPDKIPSSQARIVSMGEAREHIAPLIKNSRAMCGTLGSAELAFIFGAHAGEIGSVATVPLMHGSAFGLLAIGNRDPHYYRSSMGTLFLGYIAEVLNRLLPPHLPR; encoded by the coding sequence ATGACCGATACCAAGCTCCCCACCCTGGCTGACCCCCTTGAACCGGAACAGGTTGCTGCCTACCTGCAAGCCCACCCGGACTTTTTTGCGCAGCATCCAGAGTTGCTGGCGGAGTTGAGCCTGCCCCACGAAAGCGGGGCGGCCGTTTCCCTGGTAGAGCGGCAGGTGGCGATCCTGCGCGAGCGCAACATGGACATGCGCCATCGCCTGAGCAAATTGCTCGACAATGCGCGCGAAAACGACAAGCTGTTTGATAAAACCAAGCGCCTGGTGCTGAGCCTGCTTGAAGGCCAGGATATGGGCGATGTGCTGGACGCGCTCTACTACAGTTTTGATAAGGATTTTGGCATTCACTTCACCAGTGTGCTGCTGTTTGGTAATCCCGACAAAATCCCCAGCAGCCAGGCGCGGATAGTGAGCATGGGCGAAGCGCGCGAGCATATTGCACCGCTGATTAAAAACAGTCGCGCCATGTGCGGCACCCTGGGCAGTGCCGAGCTGGCATTTATTTTTGGGGCGCACGCCGGTGAGATCGGATCGGTTGCCACCGTACCGCTGATGCACGGCAGTGCCTTTGGTTTGCTCGCCATCGGCAATCGCGATCCGCATTACTATCGCTCCAGCATGGGAACGCTGTTTCTGGGCTATATTGCGGAAGTGCTTAACCGTTTATTGCCACCGCATTTACCACGCTAA
- the dapF gene encoding diaminopimelate epimerase codes for MRIRFSKMHGLGNDFVVIDGISQTVRLTPEKIRKLADRHFGVGCDQVLLVEIPEQPNVDFRYRIFNCDGSEVENCGNGARCFAVFVRERRLTGKRVIRVETAGGIIELRVQDDEQVSVDMGVPRLLPEKIPFVADQQAVTYPLDVAGQVCSISAVSMGNPHAVMLVDDVKSAPVGQLGPLVENHPRFPARVNAGFLQVVSRDEINLRVYERGAGETLACGTGACAAVVTGRLRGLLNDTVKVNLPGGSLRISWPGEGHSVIMTGPAVTVFHGQIKL; via the coding sequence ATGCGCATACGTTTTAGCAAAATGCACGGTTTGGGGAATGATTTCGTCGTCATCGACGGCATTAGCCAAACCGTGCGCCTGACGCCGGAGAAAATCCGCAAGCTCGCTGACCGCCACTTCGGTGTCGGTTGCGACCAGGTATTGCTGGTGGAAATTCCCGAGCAGCCGAATGTGGATTTTCGCTACCGGATTTTTAATTGCGATGGCAGCGAAGTCGAAAACTGCGGTAACGGCGCGCGCTGTTTCGCCGTGTTCGTGCGCGAGCGCCGGCTCACCGGCAAGCGTGTGATCCGGGTGGAAACCGCCGGCGGTATTATCGAACTGCGGGTGCAGGATGACGAGCAGGTCAGTGTCGATATGGGCGTGCCGCGCCTGCTGCCGGAAAAGATTCCCTTTGTGGCTGATCAGCAAGCTGTTACCTATCCGCTCGATGTGGCGGGGCAAGTGTGCAGTATTTCCGCTGTTTCCATGGGCAACCCCCATGCGGTGATGCTGGTGGATGATGTGAAAAGCGCACCGGTCGGGCAATTGGGGCCGCTGGTGGAAAACCACCCGCGTTTTCCCGCGCGCGTCAACGCCGGTTTTTTGCAGGTGGTATCGCGCGATGAAATCAACCTGCGGGTTTACGAGCGCGGCGCAGGCGAAACCCTGGCCTGTGGTACTGGCGCCTGTGCGGCAGTCGTAACAGGCCGTTTGCGCGGCCTGCTCAACGACACGGTTAAAGTAAACCTGCCCGGTGGCAGTTTGCGGATCAGCTGGCCAGGTGAAGGGCACTCGGTGATCATGACCGGCCCGGCAGTGACCGTATTCCATGGACAAATAAAACTATAA
- the lysA gene encoding diaminopimelate decarboxylase encodes MQYFTERNGELYAEDLPLRDVAERFGTPCYVYSRAAFTQQYLSYAQALGSHPGMICYAIKANSNLAILNMLAKLGAGFDIVSGGELERVLYAGGNPSRIVFSGVGKSVQEMARALDVGIFCFNVESEAELELLAQVAADKGKVANVSLRVNPDVDANTHPYISTGLKENKFGIAIERAPAVYARAAQLPSLAIKGLDCHIGSQLTQLTPFLDALERLLLLIDELAAKGIHISHLDLGGGLGVTYRDETPPPVAEYMAAIKAKLGDRPLALMFEPGRSISANAGVLLTQVMFLKPTEHKNFAVIDAAMNDNIRPSLYQAWQDIRPLQQRGQAPKTWDLVGPICETGDFLGKGRELAIEPGDLLAVMSAGAYGFSMSSNYNTRGRAAEVVVDGDQMHLVRARETFEDLIRGEALLPE; translated from the coding sequence ATGCAGTATTTCACCGAGCGTAACGGTGAACTCTACGCCGAAGATTTACCGCTGCGCGATGTGGCTGAACGCTTTGGCACGCCCTGTTATGTCTACAGCCGTGCGGCGTTTACACAACAGTATTTGTCCTACGCGCAAGCCCTGGGCAGTCACCCCGGCATGATTTGCTATGCCATCAAAGCCAACTCCAACCTGGCAATCCTCAATATGCTGGCAAAGTTGGGGGCGGGTTTTGACATAGTGTCTGGCGGTGAATTGGAGCGCGTACTGTACGCGGGTGGCAATCCATCGCGCATCGTTTTTTCCGGTGTGGGTAAAAGTGTGCAGGAAATGGCGCGGGCGCTGGACGTAGGGATTTTCTGCTTTAACGTGGAATCCGAAGCCGAGCTGGAATTATTGGCCCAGGTCGCCGCCGACAAAGGCAAGGTGGCCAATGTTTCCCTGCGTGTCAATCCCGATGTGGACGCCAATACCCATCCCTATATTTCCACCGGCCTCAAGGAAAATAAATTCGGTATTGCTATTGAGCGCGCCCCTGCCGTCTATGCGCGCGCTGCCCAATTGCCCAGCCTGGCGATCAAGGGGTTGGATTGCCATATCGGCTCCCAGTTGACCCAGCTGACCCCTTTCCTGGATGCGCTGGAGCGCCTGCTGCTGCTGATTGATGAGCTGGCGGCCAAGGGGATTCATATCTCCCACCTGGATTTAGGGGGGGGATTGGGGGTGACCTATCGCGACGAGACTCCGCCACCGGTAGCGGAATACATGGCGGCGATCAAAGCCAAACTGGGCGATCGCCCGCTGGCACTGATGTTTGAGCCGGGGCGCTCTATCTCGGCCAATGCCGGTGTTCTGCTCACCCAGGTGATGTTCCTCAAACCGACCGAGCACAAGAATTTTGCAGTGATTGATGCGGCCATGAATGACAACATCCGCCCTTCACTCTATCAGGCCTGGCAGGATATCCGCCCACTCCAGCAGCGCGGCCAGGCTCCGAAAACCTGGGATTTGGTGGGCCCGATTTGTGAAACAGGTGACTTCCTGGGCAAGGGCCGCGAGTTGGCCATTGAGCCGGGGGACTTGCTGGCGGTGATGTCGGCAGGCGCCTATGGTTTCAGTATGAGTTCCAATTACAACACCCGTGGTCGTGCTGCCGAAGTGGTAGTCGATGGCGACCAAATGCATCTGGTGCGCGCACGCGAAACCTTCGAGGATTTGATTCGCGGCGAAGCCCTGTTGCCCGAATAA
- the lptM gene encoding LPS translocon maturation chaperone LptM: MKPLILLLSLCALLLACGQKGPLYLPQSDKPAPEQVSPDDED, from the coding sequence ATGAAGCCCCTGATCCTGTTGTTGTCCCTGTGTGCGCTCCTGCTGGCCTGCGGTCAAAAAGGTCCGCTGTATCTGCCCCAATCGGATAAACCGGCACCGGAACAAGTATCCCCTGACGATGAAGATTAA
- a CDS encoding sigma 54-interacting transcriptional regulator — protein MGSAFYSSAGHKPVAKAVHTLNQAGARWVPVNKSFIALTKIVLRSGAERLGLATLAVTLRCVTHQGYRHLVLVNDDQYIQIAAAGRVEEFIISSQDLMCVPDNSLDVCRAMTLPVDYQQQRLGYLLAQPRTDYSHVGDAALDARLSQGLQAVADEIVRTIKRYQTRYRAIYVYGDQAYWIGNSRVLRQLDQRIEKLAHLNVPVVIRGDKGTGKVIAARSLHCQRFSDIVPFIESDCREWQDAAVLSILQSLYTYAKGGTLFLRNLDALSEQGFAVVRDYVARRRRYSGDPQGDVRLLFSLSRREAVGAPGMVAWLADNAADLLLPGLQERRDDVRDLVRFFIHELGHGIEFDFTADAWQLLEMLYWEENVEQLKRLVQTLTLVSQEPMIGIDLLENYLPPQDFYLR, from the coding sequence ATGGGCTCTGCGTTTTACTCTTCTGCTGGTCATAAACCGGTAGCCAAGGCTGTTCACACCTTGAACCAGGCTGGCGCACGTTGGGTTCCGGTCAATAAAAGTTTTATTGCACTGACCAAAATTGTGCTGCGCTCCGGGGCGGAGCGTTTGGGCCTGGCGACCCTCGCGGTCACCCTGCGCTGTGTCACCCACCAGGGATATCGCCATCTGGTGTTGGTGAATGATGACCAGTATATCCAGATTGCAGCGGCCGGGCGGGTTGAGGAGTTCATCATCTCATCACAGGATCTGATGTGTGTGCCCGATAACAGCCTGGATGTGTGTCGTGCAATGACGCTACCTGTGGATTACCAGCAACAGCGTTTGGGCTATTTGCTCGCGCAACCACGGACAGACTACTCACATGTCGGTGATGCTGCGCTGGATGCGCGGCTGAGCCAAGGTTTACAGGCGGTAGCGGATGAAATAGTGCGCACTATCAAGCGCTATCAAACCCGCTATCGCGCCATCTACGTTTATGGCGACCAGGCTTACTGGATTGGTAACAGTAGGGTGCTGCGCCAACTGGATCAGCGTATCGAAAAGCTGGCGCATCTCAATGTTCCGGTTGTTATCCGCGGTGATAAGGGCACGGGGAAAGTGATCGCGGCGCGCAGCCTCCACTGCCAGCGCTTTAGCGATATAGTGCCTTTCATTGAGTCCGATTGCCGCGAATGGCAGGACGCCGCAGTGCTGAGTATTCTCCAGTCGCTCTATACCTATGCCAAAGGCGGTACTTTGTTTCTGCGCAACCTGGATGCGCTCAGTGAGCAGGGGTTTGCGGTGGTGCGCGATTATGTGGCGCGCCGCCGCCGCTATTCCGGCGATCCCCAGGGCGATGTGCGCCTGTTATTCAGCCTCAGCCGCCGCGAAGCGGTGGGTGCGCCGGGTATGGTAGCCTGGCTTGCCGATAATGCAGCTGACTTGCTGTTGCCGGGTTTGCAGGAGCGGCGCGATGATGTGCGCGATCTCGTGCGCTTCTTTATTCATGAACTTGGGCATGGTATTGAATTTGATTTCACTGCCGATGCCTGGCAGTTGCTGGAAATGCTCTACTGGGAAGAAAACGTAGAGCAACTCAAGCGCCTGGTCCAAACGCTCACCCTGGTCAGCCAGGAACCCATGATTGGCATCGACCTGCTCGAAAACTACCTGCCGCCGCAGGATTTTTACCTGCGATGA
- a CDS encoding FHA domain-containing protein, whose product MAYLLDLASNRLFPLAAHHTFGRLAASVDTCIDRPYVSKLHAAIEWNGSHWQIKHLGLNGTWVNGVAINQGETHPLNQGDIIHIAEQSDPGFEVRDLNPPMDMLWPLDQSEDQAQPMPLVRYHLLPDTHHPELAVYFDEIDQQWYREQIDRDDPRIPLANGDLLEFNNSQWQFISAQIYGPTEARLHTTRQLGDYDFVFTLSLDEETTELALHLGSQVIDLGVRTHHYLLLQLARHRVEDAERGLDSKTRGWVYADTLASELGLDGTHMNIQIFRARKQMADSLPQVPLQQGLLERRGGKIRFGCDRFKIYKGEKLTLESPPVSHTTPTNA is encoded by the coding sequence ATGGCTTATTTACTGGATCTAGCAAGCAACCGGCTTTTCCCCCTTGCCGCTCACCACACTTTTGGGCGTCTCGCTGCCAGTGTGGATACCTGCATTGACAGACCCTATGTATCCAAACTGCATGCCGCCATTGAATGGAACGGTAGCCACTGGCAAATCAAACACCTGGGATTAAACGGTACCTGGGTCAATGGTGTTGCGATTAACCAGGGGGAAACCCATCCCTTAAACCAGGGCGACATCATCCATATCGCCGAGCAAAGCGATCCCGGATTTGAAGTACGCGACCTCAACCCACCCATGGATATGCTCTGGCCATTAGACCAGTCCGAAGACCAGGCACAGCCAATGCCGCTGGTGCGCTACCACCTGCTGCCAGACACCCACCACCCTGAATTAGCGGTTTACTTCGACGAAATAGACCAGCAGTGGTACCGGGAACAGATCGACCGCGATGACCCGCGTATTCCGCTTGCCAATGGCGATTTGCTCGAATTCAACAACAGCCAGTGGCAATTTATCAGCGCCCAGATCTATGGGCCTACGGAAGCGCGCCTGCATACCACACGCCAGCTGGGCGATTATGATTTTGTCTTTACCCTGAGCCTGGATGAAGAGACGACCGAACTGGCCCTGCACCTGGGTTCACAGGTGATCGATTTGGGCGTGCGCACCCACCACTATCTGCTGCTGCAACTCGCTCGCCACCGCGTGGAGGACGCCGAACGCGGACTGGACAGCAAAACCCGCGGCTGGGTCTATGCCGATACCCTGGCCTCGGAACTAGGCCTGGATGGCACCCACATGAACATCCAGATTTTCCGCGCACGCAAGCAAATGGCCGACAGCCTGCCCCAGGTTCCGCTGCAACAGGGGCTGCTCGAACGGCGCGGCGGCAAGATTCGTTTTGGCTGTGACCGCTTTAAAATCTACAAAGGTGAGAAACTCACGCTAGAATCTCCGCCTGTCAGCCATACAACCCCCACCAATGCATGA
- a CDS encoding serine/threonine-protein kinase: protein MNSYSASNAQPSHIGHYEIGATLGRGGMGLVYLARDTRLGRQVAIKCLRTDLFEEHYRERFKREAMLLAKLNHPHIVQIYDFVESPDQLALVMEYVDGQNLQKQLREQLVPFSQRLQWLTQIAQGLAIAHDAGIIHRDLKPENILINKRGDAKISDLGIAKSQDYNATLTDHVAGSYCSMSPEQAMGESISFKSDLFSLGILAYQLLCGAHPFGDTSNKLQVMQRIISHPPVPPTKHNPDLAPDIINLLGQLLSKNPDNRPDNTHWVAAQFEQLNKQHQEQPLTLDDTLALTAPALAVPTSGTGYTRSPLRNTQEHPTFDTVYINQAALKPGLGSRLKTYCKANAASLSMLGLALVLVGAITAWQLQPKPPQYVAVIPPTLSADGMQESQQELVKGAVYDAIQQSVIQLDGYYLIPRIEVADVNGDLLAVQKATAADELITADIRCQIDACSINLSRLSPESGSEQTRLKVEDTKSFDVLTEDYLWIANAVQKNIGWFYSAGDISSYTQTQNQDYRGFLEVSQEYVLQGASDNLLEKLEQVGNRKSLEEISTLYRDIALDLHYENTEAIYIEKLTRFLNDNTQNPTQIPALINQYYLQLAEQRFNDADNTIASIYARQTDDALQLFLKANLYQAKNDYQKAIETYRILVKLKPTAINYQNLAIAYWYSGKLDSAKTNLTKALSLSPLSYKANQIRGAIALSEGDTQSAIVSFGKITDKRKNPTDISNLGIAHLLAGNLDAAALYLAQAHQLAPNNIVILLNWADAENLRGEKQQATEKYLAITTRVNADTLDANELRSKVLAHAHLGEFSDAIRLLKQLQKLDQQNIDTLYTATIVYTLANEEISALTNIEEALDKKLNAKWFDIPWFDSLCDQPKFISLMKNNGAPQRCPI from the coding sequence ATGAACAGCTATAGCGCCAGCAATGCCCAACCCAGCCATATAGGCCACTATGAAATAGGCGCCACCCTTGGTCGTGGTGGTATGGGGTTGGTGTACCTGGCGCGCGATACCCGGCTGGGCCGGCAAGTTGCCATCAAATGCCTGCGCACCGACCTGTTCGAAGAGCATTACCGCGAGCGTTTCAAGCGCGAGGCGATGCTGCTCGCCAAGCTCAACCATCCACACATCGTGCAAATCTACGACTTTGTGGAATCACCCGACCAGCTGGCACTGGTGATGGAGTATGTCGACGGGCAAAACCTGCAAAAGCAATTGCGCGAGCAACTGGTGCCCTTTAGCCAGCGCCTGCAATGGCTGACCCAAATCGCCCAGGGCTTAGCCATCGCCCACGACGCGGGGATTATTCACCGCGACCTCAAGCCGGAAAATATCCTGATCAATAAGCGTGGCGATGCCAAAATCTCCGACCTGGGCATTGCCAAATCACAGGACTACAACGCCACCCTGACCGATCACGTTGCCGGCAGCTATTGCTCCATGTCGCCCGAACAGGCGATGGGAGAATCGATTAGTTTCAAAAGCGACCTGTTTTCGCTGGGTATCCTGGCTTACCAATTGCTGTGCGGCGCCCATCCCTTTGGCGACACCAGCAATAAACTGCAGGTTATGCAGCGGATTATTTCCCATCCACCGGTTCCACCCACCAAACACAACCCGGACCTTGCACCGGATATCATCAACCTGCTCGGACAATTGCTCAGCAAAAACCCTGACAACCGCCCGGATAACACCCACTGGGTTGCGGCGCAATTTGAACAATTAAATAAACAACACCAGGAACAACCGCTTACCCTGGACGATACCCTGGCTCTCACAGCACCGGCTCTCGCAGTACCAACCTCGGGAACCGGCTATACCCGCAGTCCTTTGCGCAATACCCAGGAACATCCGACATTTGATACGGTCTACATCAACCAGGCAGCGCTCAAACCCGGCCTTGGCTCACGCCTGAAAACCTACTGCAAAGCCAATGCAGCCAGCCTCTCCATGCTGGGGTTGGCACTGGTATTGGTCGGGGCCATCACCGCCTGGCAATTGCAGCCAAAACCACCCCAATATGTCGCGGTTATTCCACCGACATTAAGCGCAGACGGTATGCAGGAATCGCAGCAAGAGCTGGTAAAAGGCGCGGTGTATGATGCGATCCAGCAGAGTGTGATTCAGTTAGATGGGTATTATCTGATCCCGCGCATTGAAGTTGCCGACGTAAATGGCGACCTCCTGGCAGTACAAAAAGCAACAGCAGCCGACGAGCTGATTACCGCCGATATCCGTTGTCAGATTGATGCTTGTTCCATCAACCTTTCGCGCTTAAGCCCGGAATCTGGAAGTGAGCAAACACGCCTCAAAGTGGAGGACACAAAAAGTTTCGACGTACTGACCGAAGACTATTTGTGGATTGCCAATGCTGTTCAAAAAAACATAGGATGGTTCTATTCAGCAGGCGACATCTCCAGCTACACCCAGACGCAGAACCAAGACTACCGGGGGTTTCTGGAAGTATCTCAAGAATATGTGCTTCAGGGGGCATCTGATAACTTGCTGGAAAAACTGGAACAGGTTGGTAACCGTAAATCCCTGGAGGAGATAAGTACTCTCTATCGGGACATTGCCCTGGATTTACATTACGAAAATACCGAGGCCATCTACATAGAAAAGCTGACACGCTTCCTCAATGACAATACACAGAATCCCACACAAATACCGGCCCTAATCAATCAGTATTACTTGCAGCTAGCCGAGCAGCGTTTTAACGATGCAGACAACACGATTGCATCCATTTATGCTCGACAGACCGATGACGCGCTACAACTATTCCTCAAAGCCAACCTATACCAGGCCAAAAATGATTATCAGAAAGCAATTGAAACTTATCGCATTCTTGTGAAGCTCAAACCGACTGCCATCAATTACCAAAACCTGGCGATTGCCTACTGGTACTCAGGTAAACTCGACAGCGCCAAAACCAACCTGACCAAAGCCCTTTCACTCTCCCCATTGTCTTACAAAGCTAACCAGATCCGCGGAGCTATTGCCCTTTCAGAGGGTGATACGCAAAGTGCCATTGTCTCGTTTGGCAAGATTACGGATAAGCGCAAAAATCCCACCGACATTAGCAACCTGGGAATTGCCCACCTACTGGCCGGCAATCTGGACGCCGCTGCTTTGTACCTGGCACAAGCGCACCAACTGGCTCCCAATAATATCGTAATTTTGTTGAACTGGGCTGACGCGGAAAACCTGCGAGGAGAAAAGCAGCAAGCTACCGAAAAATACCTGGCTATCACTACACGGGTTAATGCCGATACACTGGACGCTAATGAATTGCGTAGCAAGGTACTCGCTCATGCCCATTTGGGTGAATTTTCGGATGCTATACGATTATTAAAACAATTGCAGAAACTTGATCAACAAAATATAGACACCCTCTATACAGCCACAATTGTCTATACCCTTGCCAATGAAGAAATCTCCGCACTAACCAATATTGAAGAGGCATTGGATAAAAAGCTCAACGCCAAGTGGTTTGATATTCCCTGGTTTGACTCGCTATGCGACCAACCCAAATTTATTAGTCTGATGAAAAACAACGGGGCACCTCAACGGTGCCCCATTTGA